DNA from Pelobacter propionicus DSM 2379:
CAATCATAAACTTGGCGAACTTCTTCGACAAAGCAACGTCAGAAAAGATAAGGGCGTTTCTCTGGACATTCTGTTCCAGTTTTTGCTGACAATGGCCTTTACCGGAAAGAACCTGTTTCGCTTGTTGAACACGCCTGATACTCCTGACATACCGCCAGGCATCAGTAAAGACGTTGTCTATCGTTTTTTGAACTGCATCTCTTCCAACTGGCGCAAGTTTCTGTTTCTGCTCAGCACCAGAGTCATACTCCAGAAACTTTTACCGTTGACGGACGATGCCACCACCAAGGTACTGATTGCCGACGACACCCTGTATCTCCGTGATCGCAGCAAATGCGTGGAGCTTTTGGCCCGGGTCCATGACCACAACACCAAGAGATATCACCGGGGCTTCAGAATGCTCACCCTGGGGTGGTCGGATGGCAACAGTTTCGTGCCCATGCTCTTCTCCATGCTGAGCTCCTCGAAGGAAAAGAACCGCCTTGCCGCAATGCGCACTGACCTCGACAAGCGCACCAATGGCTACAAGCGCCGGCAGGAAAGCGTGAATAAATCTCCGGATGTGCTGGTGGAACTGGTAAAGGTGGCCATGGCCGCCGGCTCCAAGGCGCGCTATCTGCTGTTTGACAGTTGGTTTGCCTTTCCCGTCACCATCAGGCGTATCCATGCTTTGGGAATGCACACCATCTGCATGCTCAAGGACTCGAAAACCCGCTATACCTTCCAGGGAGATGGCATGCCCCTGAAGGAATTGTTTAAATGGGTCCGCAAGCGGCCGGGACGGGCCAAGGTCCTGGCTTCTGTCATGGTGACCATTGGCGAGGATGACAAGGGCAATCCTGTTGCGGCAAAGATCGTGTTCGTACGAGACAGAAGCAAAAAGAGCTGGCTTGCACTTCTTTCAACCGACACCACGTTGGCGGACGAAGAGATCATCAAGCTCTACGGGCGGCGCTGGGATATCGAGGTGTTCTTCAAGATGAGCAAGTCGTTTCTGAATCTGGCAAAAGAGTGTCAGGGCCGCTCCTTCGATGCCTTGGTTGCCCATACGACGGTGGTGTTCTGCCGCTACATCATGCTGGAA
Protein-coding regions in this window:
- a CDS encoding IS4-like element ISPepr4 family transposase, with protein sequence MNRILPEIATVENQINLFFHNHKLGELLRQSNVRKDKGVSLDILFQFLLTMAFTGKNLFRLLNTPDTPDIPPGISKDVVYRFLNCISSNWRKFLFLLSTRVILQKLLPLTDDATTKVLIADDTLYLRDRSKCVELLARVHDHNTKRYHRGFRMLTLGWSDGNSFVPMLFSMLSSSKEKNRLAAMRTDLDKRTNGYKRRQESVNKSPDVLVELVKVAMAAGSKARYLLFDSWFAFPVTIRRIHALGMHTICMLKDSKTRYTFQGDGMPLKELFKWVRKRPGRAKVLASVMVTIGEDDKGNPVAAKIVFVRDRSKKSWLALLSTDTTLADEEIIKLYGRRWDIEVFFKMSKSFLNLAKECQGRSFDALVAHTTVVFCRYIMLELARRTNADPRTLGNLFHATCDELRQTSFVEALALLLKLLEQSLNKLAGFTKELMLQLVEQFVAQLPLPFKARMLLSALATQ